CGATTTCACGATCAATTACTGCCAAGTTTTGGGCATCTGTTAACTGCCATTCCATAGGCGATGGGTGAGGGGCGAGAGTTGAGCAGGGGGAGTAGGGGAAGATTAAATATTAGGTTTCAGAAGCGGAAGAACGGCTGAAGATTGGTGATAGGTAGGCAACTAAAGCTCCGATTAGGAAGCCAGCAATATTACGAACCAACGGTAACCATTCCGAAGTCCGCGTAACGACTGGTCCAATACCAAAGGCAATAAACAATATGCCCCACAGCGGAGAGAATATTAAAGCCCATTGCCAAGCAAAGATTTGTCCTTGACGGCGAGGCTGAGCTGCAAATCCACAAACAATCCCACCAACGACTGAAGTGATTAAGGTGAGAATCCATTGCTCTCGTGGCAGTCCGGGCACAACACGGCAACCGCCCTGACGCAGACAAGTTTTGATTGATTCTAGTGATTGCAGGATGGACTGATCCTCACCTTCGTCCCGCACAAAGTACAAATTACCGTAGCG
This window of the Chroococcidiopsis sp. CCMEE 29 genome carries:
- a CDS encoding TPM domain-containing protein, coding for MQRFLWRHLLVCFTAFFLAGSIWAMLPSPALAYNNPDLLPDTPTPVIDLAKSLTEIQEQRLAKDLEQFEAETGWKLRVLTQYDRTPGKAVKNFWGLNDKSVLLVADARGGNILNFNVGDAVYQLLPRTFWIELQTRYGNLYFVRDEGEDQSILQSLESIKTCLRQGGCRVVPGLPREQWILTLITSVVGGIVCGFAAQPRRQGQIFAWQWALIFSPLWGILFIAFGIGPVVTRTSEWLPLVRNIAGFLIGALVAYLSPIFSRSSASET